A stretch of Arachis hypogaea cultivar Tifrunner chromosome 15, arahy.Tifrunner.gnm2.J5K5, whole genome shotgun sequence DNA encodes these proteins:
- the LOC112751243 gene encoding protein phosphatase 2C and cyclic nucleotide-binding/kinase domain-containing protein isoform X2, producing MGCIYSRVCIGDNCVGGAAAASSINGDAIARPPRGTSSSEPDESSAAAAASPDGDFQVLNQLSLTRDPEAGIRRLARVSSQFLPPEGCKVAKVPAFSYELRYSFLSQRGYYPDALDKANQDSFCIHTPFGSSPNDHFFGVFDGHGEFGAQCSQFVKQKLCENLLRSAKFQNDAVEACHGAFLATNLQLHNDVLDDSMSGTTAITVLVRGRTIIVANSGDSRAVIGERRGKDLVAVDLSLDQTPFRADELERVKMCGARVLTLDQIEGLKNPEVQCWGNEEGDDDGDPPRLWVPNGMYPGTAFTRSIGDSIAETIGVVANPEIVVFELTKDHPFFVLASDGVFEFISSQTVVDMVAKFKDPRDACAAIVAESYRLWLQYETRTDDITIIIVHINGLTEEKTFGESLRTPVPQVVEMTGSESPSTLGWNSRNQRVRHDLSRARLRAIENSLENGQAWVAPSSAHRKTWEEEAQIERALHDHFLFRKLTASQCNVLLDSMERVEVQPGDIIVKQGSEGDCFYVVGSGEFEVLATQEEKDGEVTKVLQRYTSEKLSCFGELALMYNKPLQASVRAVTKGTLWALKREDFRGILMSEFSNLSSLKLLRSVDLLSRLSILQLSQISDSLSEVFYASGQTIIDRSEVHGLYIIQKGQVKITFDADLLMNPNVCSLEPDLENVNDNAQSRIELSIEKQEGSYFGEWALLGEKVGPLSAVAVGDVVCAILTKEKFESVVGSIQKISQEDRKSRHNSKELARNFDFSSLGKVQLSDLEWIKSVYSTDCSDIGLVKFGEAENLLTLKRFSKPKVKRLGKEAQVLKEKDLMKGVSSSACIPQVLCTSADSIYAGIVLNTLLACPLSSILSSPFGESAAQFCAASVVIALEDLHKNGVLYRGVSPDVVMLDQTGHIQLVDFRFGKKLASERTFTICGMADSLAPEIVLGKGHSFPADWWALGVLIYFMLRSEMPFGSWRENELDTVAKIAKRKLHLPDTFNPDAVDIISKLLDVEETTRLGSQGTDSVKSHPWFNGVEWEGIRHRTFPAPPEIVSRVTQYLEVHSEDCSGSLGSPLQEVEELNVPEWLEDW from the exons ATGGGCTGCATCTACTCTCGTGTTTGCATCGGCGACAACTGCGTCGGAGGTGCCGCCGCCGCCTCCAGCATCAACGGCGACGCAATCGCTCGTCCTCCGCGCGGGACCTCATCCTCCGAGCCAGACGAATcctccgccgccgccgccgcctcgCCGGACGGCGACTTCCAGGTGCTGAATCAGCTCAGCTTGACGCGGGACCCGGAGGCCGGAATCCGGAGGCTCGCTAGGGTTTCGTCACAGTTCCTTCCACCGGAAGGTTGTAAAGTGGCGAAGGTTCCTGCGTTCAGCTACGAGCTTCGGTACTCGTTCTTGTCACAGAGAGGTTACTATCCTGACGCACTGGACAAGGCGAACCAGGACAGCTTCTGTATCCACACACCGTTTGGTTCGAGTCCGAATGACCATTTCTTCGGTGTCTTCGACGGCCACGGCGAGTTCGGTGCGCAGTGTTCACAGTTTGTCAAGCAGAAGCTCTGTGAGAATCTTCTTCGAAGTGCGAAATTCCAAAACGATGCCGTTGAGGCTTGTCACGGTGCTTTTCTGGCCACGAATTTGCAGCTTCACAATGATGTCTTGGATGACAGCATGAGCGGGACGACGGCGATCACGGTGCTGGTGAGAGGGAGAACTATAATTGTGGCGAATTCAGGCGATTCGAGGGCGGTGATTGGAGAGAGGAGAGGGAAGGATCTTGTGGCCGTTGATTTGTCGTTGGATCAGACTCCGTTTAGGGCTGATGAGCTGGAGAGAGTGAAGATGTGTGGTGCCAGGGTTTTGACACTGGATCAAATTGAGGGTTTGAAGAATCCTGAAGTTCAGTGTTGGGgaaatgaagaaggtgatgatgatgGGGACCCACCGAGGTTGTGGGTCCCCAATGGGATGTACCCTGGGACTGCATTCACAAGGAGCATTGGGGATTCAATTGCCGAGACTATTGGTGTTGTTGCTAACCCTGAGATTGTTGTCTTCGAGCTCACCAAGGATCATCCTTTCTTCGTGCTTGCAAGTGATGGTGTCTTTGAATTCATCTCTAGCCAAACGGTAGTTGATATG GTTGCAAAGTTCAAAGATCCGCGTGATGCTTGTGCTGCAATAGTAGCTGAATCTTATCGGCTTTGGCTACAGTATGAAACTCGTACGGATGATATCACAATCATCATTGTGCATATAAATGGGCTAACTGAA GAAAAAACATTTGGCGAATCTTTACGAACTCCAGTGCCTCAAGTTGTAGAGATGACAGGTTCAGAATCTCCCTCTACCCTGGGTTGGAACTCTAGGAACCAACGGGTAAGGCATGACTTGTCAAGGGCACGCCTCCGAGCAATTGAAAATTCCCTGGAGAATGGGCAAGCTTGGGTTGCTCCATCTTCAGCGCATAGGAAGACATGGGAGGAAGAA GCACagatagagcgagcactgcatgATCATTTTCTCTTCCGAAAACTTACTGCTTCTCAATGTAATGTTCTATTGGATTCCATGGAAAGAGTTGAGGTGCAACCTGGTGATATTATAGTCAAACAG GGCAGTGAAGGTGACTGTTTTTATGTTGTTGGTAGTGGAGAATTTGAGGTCTTGGCAACTCAG gaagaaaaagatggggaAGTAACCAAGGTTTTACAGCGTTACACATCGGAAAAACTATCATGCTTTGGAGAGCTTGCTCTAAT GTACAATAAACCACTCCAGGCTTCTGTACGTGCTGTAACTAAAGGGACTCTTTGGGCTTTAAAGCGAGAAGATTTTCGAGGCATTCTAATGTCAGAATTCTCGAATTTGTCATCCTTGAAGTTGCTACGATCTGTAGATCTCCTGTCAAGATTGTCAATTTTACAACTGAGTCAGATTTCTGACTCCCTCTCTGAAGTCTTCTACGCAAGTGGGCAGACAATAATTGATCGT AGTGAAGTCCATGGATTGTACATAATCCAGAAGGGACAAGTGAAAATCACTTTTGATGCGGATTTATTGATGAATCCAAATGTTTGCAGCCTCGAGCCTGATTTGGAAAATGTGAATGATAATGCACAGAGCAGAATAGAATTGTCAatagagaagcaagagggaagctATTTTGGTGAATGGGCCCTTCTTGGTGAAAAGGTTGGTCCCTTAAGTGCTGTTGCTGTGGGTGACGTTGTATGTGCTATATTAACAAAAGAGAAATTTGAATCTGTTGTTGGCTCCATACAAAAGATTTCTCAGGAGGATCGCAA GTCAAGACATAATTCCAAAGAGTTGGCTAGAAATTTTGACTTTTCATCCCTAGGAAAAGTCCAGCTCTCAGATTTG GAATGGATAAAGAGTGTCTATTCTACTGACTGCTCTGATATTGGGCTTGTAAAGTTTGGAGAAGCAG AAAATTTGCTTACATTGAAGAGATTTTCCAAGCCAAAAGTGAAAAGGCTGGGAAAAGAAGCACAAGTCTTGAAAGAGAAAGATTTGATGAAGGGTGTGAGCTCTTCAGCATGTATACCACAGGTTTTATGCACTTCTGCCGACAGCATATATGCTGGAATAGTGTTAAATACACTCCTTGCTTGCCCTTTGTCTTCCATACTTTCAAGTCCTTTTGGTGAATCGGCCGCACAGTTTTGTGCTGCATCTGTTGTTATTGCTTTAGAAGATCTGCACAAG AATGGTGTTCTCTACAGAGGAGTCTCGCCTGATGTTGTGATGTTGGACCAAACAGGACATATACAG CTGGTTGACTTTAGATTTGGTAAGAAGCTCGCCAGTGAAAGAACATTCACAATTTGTGGGATGGCAGATTCACTAGCTCCAGAGATTGTGTTGGGAAAAGGCCACAGTTTCCCTGCTGACTG GTGGGCGTTGGGAGTTCTGATATATTTTATGCTACGAAGTGAAATGCCATTTGGATCATGGAGGGAAAATGAacttgatacagttgccaaaatTGCAAAGCGGAAGCTACATCTTCCAGATACATTCAACCCCGACGCTGTTGATATCATATCCAAG TTACTTGATGTGGAAGAAACTACTAGACTTGGTAGCCAAGGTACTGATTCTGTCAAGAGTCACCCATGGTTTAATGGTGTTGAATGGGAAGGGATTCGCCACCGCACTTTTCCCGCTCCTCCGGAAATCGTTTCTCGTGTTACACAATACCTGGAAGTTCATTCTGAGGATTGCAGTGGTTCTCTAGGTTCCCCATTACAGGAGGTAGAAGAACTCAATGTGCCTGAATGGCTTGAGGACTGGTAA
- the LOC112751243 gene encoding protein phosphatase 2C and cyclic nucleotide-binding/kinase domain-containing protein isoform X1 produces MGCIYSRVCIGDNCVGGAAAASSINGDAIARPPRGTSSSEPDESSAAAAASPDGDFQVLNQLSLTRDPEAGIRRLARVSSQFLPPEGCKVAKVPAFSYELRYSFLSQRGYYPDALDKANQDSFCIHTPFGSSPNDHFFGVFDGHGEFGAQCSQFVKQKLCENLLRSAKFQNDAVEACHGAFLATNLQLHNDVLDDSMSGTTAITVLVRGRTIIVANSGDSRAVIGERRGKDLVAVDLSLDQTPFRADELERVKMCGARVLTLDQIEGLKNPEVQCWGNEEGDDDGDPPRLWVPNGMYPGTAFTRSIGDSIAETIGVVANPEIVVFELTKDHPFFVLASDGVFEFISSQTVVDMVAKFKDPRDACAAIVAESYRLWLQYETRTDDITIIIVHINGLTEPGVGQEKTFGESLRTPVPQVVEMTGSESPSTLGWNSRNQRVRHDLSRARLRAIENSLENGQAWVAPSSAHRKTWEEEAQIERALHDHFLFRKLTASQCNVLLDSMERVEVQPGDIIVKQGSEGDCFYVVGSGEFEVLATQEEKDGEVTKVLQRYTSEKLSCFGELALMYNKPLQASVRAVTKGTLWALKREDFRGILMSEFSNLSSLKLLRSVDLLSRLSILQLSQISDSLSEVFYASGQTIIDRSEVHGLYIIQKGQVKITFDADLLMNPNVCSLEPDLENVNDNAQSRIELSIEKQEGSYFGEWALLGEKVGPLSAVAVGDVVCAILTKEKFESVVGSIQKISQEDRKSRHNSKELARNFDFSSLGKVQLSDLEWIKSVYSTDCSDIGLVKFGEAENLLTLKRFSKPKVKRLGKEAQVLKEKDLMKGVSSSACIPQVLCTSADSIYAGIVLNTLLACPLSSILSSPFGESAAQFCAASVVIALEDLHKNGVLYRGVSPDVVMLDQTGHIQLVDFRFGKKLASERTFTICGMADSLAPEIVLGKGHSFPADWWALGVLIYFMLRSEMPFGSWRENELDTVAKIAKRKLHLPDTFNPDAVDIISKLLDVEETTRLGSQGTDSVKSHPWFNGVEWEGIRHRTFPAPPEIVSRVTQYLEVHSEDCSGSLGSPLQEVEELNVPEWLEDW; encoded by the exons ATGGGCTGCATCTACTCTCGTGTTTGCATCGGCGACAACTGCGTCGGAGGTGCCGCCGCCGCCTCCAGCATCAACGGCGACGCAATCGCTCGTCCTCCGCGCGGGACCTCATCCTCCGAGCCAGACGAATcctccgccgccgccgccgcctcgCCGGACGGCGACTTCCAGGTGCTGAATCAGCTCAGCTTGACGCGGGACCCGGAGGCCGGAATCCGGAGGCTCGCTAGGGTTTCGTCACAGTTCCTTCCACCGGAAGGTTGTAAAGTGGCGAAGGTTCCTGCGTTCAGCTACGAGCTTCGGTACTCGTTCTTGTCACAGAGAGGTTACTATCCTGACGCACTGGACAAGGCGAACCAGGACAGCTTCTGTATCCACACACCGTTTGGTTCGAGTCCGAATGACCATTTCTTCGGTGTCTTCGACGGCCACGGCGAGTTCGGTGCGCAGTGTTCACAGTTTGTCAAGCAGAAGCTCTGTGAGAATCTTCTTCGAAGTGCGAAATTCCAAAACGATGCCGTTGAGGCTTGTCACGGTGCTTTTCTGGCCACGAATTTGCAGCTTCACAATGATGTCTTGGATGACAGCATGAGCGGGACGACGGCGATCACGGTGCTGGTGAGAGGGAGAACTATAATTGTGGCGAATTCAGGCGATTCGAGGGCGGTGATTGGAGAGAGGAGAGGGAAGGATCTTGTGGCCGTTGATTTGTCGTTGGATCAGACTCCGTTTAGGGCTGATGAGCTGGAGAGAGTGAAGATGTGTGGTGCCAGGGTTTTGACACTGGATCAAATTGAGGGTTTGAAGAATCCTGAAGTTCAGTGTTGGGgaaatgaagaaggtgatgatgatgGGGACCCACCGAGGTTGTGGGTCCCCAATGGGATGTACCCTGGGACTGCATTCACAAGGAGCATTGGGGATTCAATTGCCGAGACTATTGGTGTTGTTGCTAACCCTGAGATTGTTGTCTTCGAGCTCACCAAGGATCATCCTTTCTTCGTGCTTGCAAGTGATGGTGTCTTTGAATTCATCTCTAGCCAAACGGTAGTTGATATG GTTGCAAAGTTCAAAGATCCGCGTGATGCTTGTGCTGCAATAGTAGCTGAATCTTATCGGCTTTGGCTACAGTATGAAACTCGTACGGATGATATCACAATCATCATTGTGCATATAAATGGGCTAACTGAA CCTGGTGTTGGTCAGGAAAAAACATTTGGCGAATCTTTACGAACTCCAGTGCCTCAAGTTGTAGAGATGACAGGTTCAGAATCTCCCTCTACCCTGGGTTGGAACTCTAGGAACCAACGGGTAAGGCATGACTTGTCAAGGGCACGCCTCCGAGCAATTGAAAATTCCCTGGAGAATGGGCAAGCTTGGGTTGCTCCATCTTCAGCGCATAGGAAGACATGGGAGGAAGAA GCACagatagagcgagcactgcatgATCATTTTCTCTTCCGAAAACTTACTGCTTCTCAATGTAATGTTCTATTGGATTCCATGGAAAGAGTTGAGGTGCAACCTGGTGATATTATAGTCAAACAG GGCAGTGAAGGTGACTGTTTTTATGTTGTTGGTAGTGGAGAATTTGAGGTCTTGGCAACTCAG gaagaaaaagatggggaAGTAACCAAGGTTTTACAGCGTTACACATCGGAAAAACTATCATGCTTTGGAGAGCTTGCTCTAAT GTACAATAAACCACTCCAGGCTTCTGTACGTGCTGTAACTAAAGGGACTCTTTGGGCTTTAAAGCGAGAAGATTTTCGAGGCATTCTAATGTCAGAATTCTCGAATTTGTCATCCTTGAAGTTGCTACGATCTGTAGATCTCCTGTCAAGATTGTCAATTTTACAACTGAGTCAGATTTCTGACTCCCTCTCTGAAGTCTTCTACGCAAGTGGGCAGACAATAATTGATCGT AGTGAAGTCCATGGATTGTACATAATCCAGAAGGGACAAGTGAAAATCACTTTTGATGCGGATTTATTGATGAATCCAAATGTTTGCAGCCTCGAGCCTGATTTGGAAAATGTGAATGATAATGCACAGAGCAGAATAGAATTGTCAatagagaagcaagagggaagctATTTTGGTGAATGGGCCCTTCTTGGTGAAAAGGTTGGTCCCTTAAGTGCTGTTGCTGTGGGTGACGTTGTATGTGCTATATTAACAAAAGAGAAATTTGAATCTGTTGTTGGCTCCATACAAAAGATTTCTCAGGAGGATCGCAA GTCAAGACATAATTCCAAAGAGTTGGCTAGAAATTTTGACTTTTCATCCCTAGGAAAAGTCCAGCTCTCAGATTTG GAATGGATAAAGAGTGTCTATTCTACTGACTGCTCTGATATTGGGCTTGTAAAGTTTGGAGAAGCAG AAAATTTGCTTACATTGAAGAGATTTTCCAAGCCAAAAGTGAAAAGGCTGGGAAAAGAAGCACAAGTCTTGAAAGAGAAAGATTTGATGAAGGGTGTGAGCTCTTCAGCATGTATACCACAGGTTTTATGCACTTCTGCCGACAGCATATATGCTGGAATAGTGTTAAATACACTCCTTGCTTGCCCTTTGTCTTCCATACTTTCAAGTCCTTTTGGTGAATCGGCCGCACAGTTTTGTGCTGCATCTGTTGTTATTGCTTTAGAAGATCTGCACAAG AATGGTGTTCTCTACAGAGGAGTCTCGCCTGATGTTGTGATGTTGGACCAAACAGGACATATACAG CTGGTTGACTTTAGATTTGGTAAGAAGCTCGCCAGTGAAAGAACATTCACAATTTGTGGGATGGCAGATTCACTAGCTCCAGAGATTGTGTTGGGAAAAGGCCACAGTTTCCCTGCTGACTG GTGGGCGTTGGGAGTTCTGATATATTTTATGCTACGAAGTGAAATGCCATTTGGATCATGGAGGGAAAATGAacttgatacagttgccaaaatTGCAAAGCGGAAGCTACATCTTCCAGATACATTCAACCCCGACGCTGTTGATATCATATCCAAG TTACTTGATGTGGAAGAAACTACTAGACTTGGTAGCCAAGGTACTGATTCTGTCAAGAGTCACCCATGGTTTAATGGTGTTGAATGGGAAGGGATTCGCCACCGCACTTTTCCCGCTCCTCCGGAAATCGTTTCTCGTGTTACACAATACCTGGAAGTTCATTCTGAGGATTGCAGTGGTTCTCTAGGTTCCCCATTACAGGAGGTAGAAGAACTCAATGTGCCTGAATGGCTTGAGGACTGGTAA